A region of Ictidomys tridecemlineatus isolate mIctTri1 chromosome 4, mIctTri1.hap1, whole genome shotgun sequence DNA encodes the following proteins:
- the Psmd13 gene encoding 26S proteasome non-ATPase regulatory subunit 13, with product MKDVPGFLQQSQSSGPGQAAVWHRLEELYTKKLWHQLTLQVLDFVQDPCFAQGDGLIKLYENFISEFEHRVNPLSLVEIILHVVRQMTDPNVALTFLEKTREKVKSSDEAVILCKTAIGALKLNIGDLQVTKETIEDVEEMLNNLPGVTSVHSRFYDLSSKYYQTIGNHASYYKDALRFLGCVDIKDLPVSEQQERAFTLGLAGLLGEGVFNFGELLMHPVLESLRSTDRQWLIDTLYAFNSGDVDRFQTLKTAWGQQPDLAANEAQLLRKIQLLCLMEMTFTRPANHRQLTFEEIAKNAKITVNEVELLVMKALSVGLVRGSIDEVDKRVHMTWVQPRVLDLQQIKGMKDRLEFWCTDVKSMEMLVEHQAHDILT from the exons GTTATGGCATCAGCTGACACTTCAAGTGCTTGATTTTGTGCAGGATCCATGCTTTGCCCAAGGAGATGGTCTCATTAAA CTTTATGAAAACTTCATCAGTGAATTTGAACACAG ggtgAACCCTTTGTCCCTGGTAGAAATAATTCTTCATGTGGTGAGACAAATGACTG ATCCTAATGTGGCTCTTACATTTCTGGAAAAGACTCGTGAGAAG GTGAAAAGCAGCGATGAGGCAGTGATCCTGTGTAAAACAGCAATCGGAGCTTTGAAGTTAAACATTGGGGACCTGCAGGTCACCAAG GAAACAATTGAAGATGTTGAAGAAATGCTCAACAACCTGCCTGGTGTGACATCAGTTCACAGTCGTTTCTATGATCTCTCAAGTAAATACTATCAAACAATCGGAAACCATGCATCCTACTACAAAGATGCCCTGCGGTTTCTGGGCTGTGTTGATATCAAGGATCTGCCAG TGTCTGAGCAGCAGGAGAGAGCCTTCACACTGGGACTTGCAGGACTTCTTGGAGAGGGGGTTTTTAACTTTGGAGAGCTC CTCATGCACCCTGTGCTGGAGTCCCTGAGGAGCACAGACCGGCAGTGGCTGATCGACACTCTCTATGCCTTTAACAGTGGTGATGTAGACAGGTTCCAGACTCTGAAGACTGCCTGGGGCCAGCAG CCTGACTTAGCAGCCAATGAGGCACAGCTTCTGAGGAAGATCCAGCTCTTGTGCCTGATGGAG atgactttCACACGACCTGCCAACCACAGACAGCTCACTTTTGAAGAAATTGCCAAAAATGCTAAAATCACAGTGAACGAG GTGGAGCTGCTGGTGATGAAGGCACTCTCGGTGGGGCTGGTGAGGGGCAGCATAGACGAGGTGGACAAGCGAGTGCACATGACCTGGGTGCAGCCCCGCGTGCTGGATTTGCAGCAG ATCAAGGGAATGAAGGACCGCCTGGAATTCTGGTGCACAGATGTGAAGAGCATGGAGATGCTAGTGGAGCACCAGGCCCATGACATCCTCACCTAG